The following coding sequences lie in one Rutidosis leptorrhynchoides isolate AG116_Rl617_1_P2 chromosome 6, CSIRO_AGI_Rlap_v1, whole genome shotgun sequence genomic window:
- the LOC139852695 gene encoding small RNA 2'-O-methyltransferase has protein sequence MVTEGTIKKEVVNPKAIIHKRFGNKAIYNIEEIQEFASNGCPGLALPQKGPCLYRCSLELPEFTVVSDIFKRKKDATQSAAEKALEKLSDPPVEDPSDQLVSRLTYLFSDDFYSICHPLSGHFRAALQREGHLNGFVPVFMMPVFDSKISNLCKAIKPEIESKPLEIMSMIMDAAARLSDTVVVSKEHFSLRRTSSYPPEVLQSVEIACDPKIYVKAIRVPYMVEGNIETLTLDVSSNKYYMDAIAQELGAADASRIMLSRCVGKASSETRFYFKAPKADLENGVYLNARASYLSGQDIYGDAILATIGYLWKSCDLLHEDVTLRTYYRLLMNKLPTGIYKLSREAILAAELPARFGTRSNWRGLYPRDILCAFARQHRLPEPVFSLIASNDISGPEENIRCEVKIFSKDQNLILFCYPSDSFKKQSEAIQYTSLKALSWLNDYLKKISMHQEELTLTNGNGIDIDVYPEHISKEFRFFSLVHRSWSGFEANGNKLLAVNDDVCSYNVEGPESDVFPTSGCLVCVCYSVTLVNGAENELLESNEEFEFELGSEAVNPNIEAVLSQMGVGQSVKFRVELPSQELIFAANGDPARTLSLLSSGECCLEFSVTLVRVTEPLEDRMEKALFSPSLSKQRVKYAVDHIKQSSATFLVDFGCGSGSLLDSLLDYSTSLERIVGVDISTKALARAAKTLHTKLSANSTNPVPCSGIKSALLLDGSITTFDSRLYGCDIGTCLEVIEHMSEDQATIFGNIVLSFFLPKILIISTPNYEYNTILRKSTPQTQEEEDSEDKNPTKPCKFRNFDHKFEWTREQFRMWASELSEKHNYSVEFSGVGGIEGVEPGFASQIAVFRRVCELPNCTDLAAVPYNVVWDWIRTNV, from the exons ATGGTGACTGAAGGTACGATAAAGAAGGAAGTTGTGAATCCTAAGGCTATTATACACAAAAGATTTGGAAATAAGGCGATTTATAATATAGAAGAAATTCAAGAATTTGCATCGAACGGATGTCCCGGATTGGCTTTACCACAAAAAGGTCCTTGCTTGTACCGTTGCAGTTTGGAACTGCCCGAATTTACAGTTGTTTCGGATATTTTTAAGCGAAAGAAGGATGCAACGCAATCAGCTGCAGAAAAGGCCCTTGAGAAG TTAAGTGATCCTCCTGTTGAAGATCCATCAGATCAATTGGTTTCCCGGCTCACTTATTTATTCTCAGACGAT TTCTATTCCATCTGTCATCCACTGAGTGGCCACTTCCGAGCAGCTTTACAAAGAGAAGGTCACCTCAATGGTTTTGTCCCTGTTTTCATGATGCCCGTTTTTGATTCAAAGATTTCAAATTTATGTAAGGCCATAAAACCTGAAATCGAGTCAAAACCGTTGGAGataatgtcaatgattatggatgCCGCCGCACGATTATCCGACACTGTAGTTGTTTCTAAAGAACATTTTTCATTGAGAAGAACATCCTCATACCCTCCTGAAGTTTTGCAATCTGTAGAAATTGCATGTGATCCAAAAATATATGTTAAGGCTATCCGTGTTCCATATATGGTTGAAGGGAATATTGAGACATTGACTTTAGATGTTTCGTCAAATAAGTATTACATGGATGCCATTGCTCAAGAACTTGGAGCTGCAGATGCTTCTAGGATTATGCTCTCAAG GTGTGTTGGAAAAGCTTCTTCTGAAACAAGATTTTATTTTAAAGCTCCGAAAGCAGATCTTGAAAATGGAGTATATTTAAATGCAAGGGCAAGTTACTTATCTGGTCAGGATATATACGGTGATGCTATATTGGCTACTATTGGATACTTGTGGAAGTCTTGTGATCTTCTCCATGAAGATGTAACTTTGCGCACATATTATAG GCTACTTATGAACAAGTTACCCACTGGTATATACAAGTTATCACGGGAGGCGATACTTGCAGCCGAATTACCTGCAAGATTTGGGACTCGAAGTAACTGGAGGGGTTTATATCCAAGAGATATCCTCTGTGCATTCGCTCGTCAGCACCGTTTACCCGAACCCGTGTTTTCTTTGATTGCTTCCAATGACATATCAGGACCCGAAGAAAACATTAGATGCGAAGTCAAAATATTCTCAAAGGATCaaaatttaatattattttgttACCCTTCTGATTCATTCAAGAAGCAAAGTGAAGCAATTCAGTATACATCTTTAAAAGCTCTCTCATGGTTAAATGATTACTTAAAGAAGATCAGTATGCATCAAGAGGAATTGACTTTGACCAACGGAAATGGTATTGATATTGACGTTTATCCTGAACATATTTCTAAAGAATTCCGTTTCTTCTCGTTAGTTCATAGGTCATGGTCGGGTTTCGAGGCCAACGGTAACAAGTTATTAGCAGTTAATGATGATGTATGCTCTTATAACGTAGAAGGTCCAGAGTCTGACGTTTTCCCAACAAGTGGGTGTTTAGTATGCGTCTGCTACAGTGTGACTTTAGTCAATGGTGCCGAAAACGAGCTTCTTGAAAGTAACGAAGAGTTTGAGTTTGAGTTAGGTAGTGAGGCTGTTAATCCTAATATTGAAGCAGTTTTGTCACAAATGGGTGTGGGCCAGTCTGTTAAGTTTAGAGTCGAATTGCCTTCTCAAGAGCTGATTTTTGCAGCCAATGGTGATCCTGCACGAACGCTTTCTTTGCTCTCCTCTG GTGAGTGCTGCCTTGAATTTTCTGTGACTCTGGTGCGGGTTACTGAACCCCTGGAAGACAGGATGGAAAAGGCGTTATTTAGTCCTTCTTTATCGAAACAGCGTGTTAAATATGCAGTGGACCACATTAAACAATCTTCAGCAACTTTTTTA GTTGACTTTGGTTGTGGTTCTGGAAGCTTGTTGGACTCGTTATTGGATTATTCAACTTCACTCGAAAGAATTGTTGGTGTTGACATTTCAACAAAAGCCCTTGCTCGTGCAGCAAAG ACACTTCATACCAAGCTAAGCGCTAATTCTACAAATCCAGTTCCATGTAGCGGGATCAAATCTGCTCTGCTTCTAGATGGTTCCATCACAACTTTTGATTCTCGATTGTATGGATGCGATATTGGAACCTGCTTAGAG GTAATCGAGCACATGTCAGAAGACCAAGCAACGATATTTGGCAACATTGTGTTAAGTTTTTTTCTTCCAAAAATTCTTATCATATCCACCCCAAATTACGAGTACAACACAATACTTCGAAAATCAACTCCTCAAACCCAAGAAGAAGAAGACTCAGAAGACAAAAATCCAACTAAACCATGCAAATTTCGCAACTTTGACCACAAGTTTGAGTGGACCCGAGAGCAATTCAGAATGTGGGCGTCTGAACTGTCTGAAAAACACAATTATAGCGTTGAATTTAGTGGTGTTGGTGGTATTGAAGGAGTAGAACCCGGGTTTGCTTCTCAGATTGCAGTTTTCAGGCGAGTTTGTGAGCTTCCAAACTGCACAGATCTGGCTGCTGTACCGTACAATGTTGTATGGGATTGGATAAGGACTAACGTATGA